A part of Actinomycetes bacterium genomic DNA contains:
- a CDS encoding lysophospholipase: MKLYDYNQQDSGLTFDLKETRPTPGIPDAFTYKLQYRSPYVTGNKLNDRVYCEIYSPDRLQQPSRLLIFLHGFSTRKNKMDNYYHFIKQAVNHGYTCAFPNLPLHLNRAPEDSQSGKELIYYDDLDTMEYFHQCVVDIRRLIDIMHNWPVTTIHICGLSMGSIVSVLTMAHEPRIDKGVLLIGGAHWEQIHWNGILRFVLKGNCADHGKINRSKCHSYYSHFPAFLKQFKASGNGDIDTEKLKSDSPDLAKMCFLCDPLAFAHRLDPQQILMINARFDFYFSRKSTLMLHKELGQPEIHWMANFHSSKILTDSRVINKIFSFFKS, translated from the coding sequence ATGAAACTTTATGATTACAACCAACAGGATAGCGGGCTGACCTTTGATCTAAAAGAGACCAGGCCAACTCCGGGTATTCCGGATGCCTTTACCTACAAATTACAATACCGGTCCCCCTACGTGACCGGAAACAAATTAAATGATAGGGTATATTGTGAGATCTATTCCCCGGATAGGCTGCAACAGCCTTCCAGGCTGCTTATATTCCTTCATGGCTTTTCTACCAGAAAAAACAAGATGGATAATTACTATCATTTTATAAAACAGGCGGTAAACCATGGCTACACCTGCGCTTTTCCTAATCTACCCCTTCACCTTAACCGGGCCCCCGAAGATTCTCAAAGCGGAAAGGAGTTAATATATTATGATGACCTGGACACCATGGAGTACTTTCACCAATGCGTGGTGGACATCAGGCGCCTTATAGACATAATGCATAACTGGCCGGTTACCACAATACATATATGCGGCCTGAGCATGGGAAGTATAGTATCGGTTTTGACCATGGCCCACGAGCCCAGGATAGATAAAGGGGTTCTGCTGATAGGGGGTGCCCACTGGGAACAAATTCACTGGAATGGAATCTTAAGGTTTGTACTAAAGGGAAACTGTGCCGATCATGGAAAAATAAACAGAAGTAAATGCCACAGCTATTATAGTCATTTCCCTGCTTTTCTCAAGCAATTTAAAGCCTCCGGCAATGGTGATATTGATACCGAAAAGTTAAAGTCGGATTCTCCTGATTTGGCCAAAATGTGTTTTTTATGCGACCCCTTAGCTTTTGCCCACCGCCTGGATCCCCAACAGATACTGATGATTAATGCCAGGTTTGATTTCTACTTTTCCAGAAAGTCTACCCTAATGCTTCATAAGGAATTAGGTCAGCCGGAGATTCACTGGATGGCCAATTTTCATTCCAGCAAGATTCTTACCGACAGCAGGGTTATAAATAAAATATTTTCTTTCTTTAAATCCTAG
- a CDS encoding DUF362 domain-containing protein — translation MATDFKKVSAVKCDSYLKTDTVEALNRVVGMVGGFKDIRPDDRVLIKPNLLLAAGPEKAVTTHPKFLEALIEILASYTDISRITIADSPGAGIPFNRDNLEKVYRITGMMEVAKNTGCLLNFDTSYSSCTLKDGKAIKKVDILNPLLKVDKIINLCKFKTHNLTSMTGAVKNMFGAVPGYTKLGHHLRFTQIKAFTQMLVDIAQFLKPSINIMDGVLGMEGEGPGARGTPRHIGLILASRDAMALDVIAAGFMGLSPETFPLLKLEGIPSIQDIEVAGDVGADYRIEDFRLPKNIGRQQLVDSSFANRHLMPLARNLFNPFPVTNREKCTLCEVCQDVCPNSAITIAKGRVNYDYSKCIRCFCCSELCPEGAIDIKYKWLADILINKIGWSGKSEK, via the coding sequence ATGGCTACAGATTTTAAAAAAGTTAGTGCGGTAAAGTGTGACAGTTATCTAAAAACTGATACGGTGGAAGCTTTAAACAGGGTAGTTGGCATGGTGGGCGGGTTCAAAGACATAAGGCCGGATGACAGGGTCCTTATAAAGCCCAACCTGCTGCTGGCAGCCGGTCCGGAGAAGGCGGTAACCACACATCCCAAATTTTTAGAAGCTCTGATTGAGATCCTTGCATCATATACAGATATAAGCAGGATAACTATTGCTGATAGCCCCGGGGCAGGTATCCCTTTTAACCGGGACAACCTGGAGAAAGTGTACCGGATTACGGGGATGATGGAGGTAGCAAAAAACACAGGCTGCCTGCTTAACTTTGACACCAGTTACAGCAGCTGTACCCTGAAGGACGGAAAAGCTATTAAGAAAGTGGATATATTAAACCCGCTGCTTAAAGTGGATAAGATAATTAACCTGTGCAAGTTTAAAACCCATAACCTTACTTCTATGACCGGAGCGGTCAAAAACATGTTTGGAGCAGTGCCGGGCTATACCAAACTGGGCCATCATTTGAGGTTCACACAAATAAAAGCCTTCACCCAGATGCTGGTGGATATTGCCCAATTTTTAAAACCATCCATAAATATAATGGACGGAGTTCTGGGAATGGAAGGCGAAGGCCCGGGGGCAAGGGGCACCCCAAGGCATATAGGCCTTATTCTGGCCAGCAGAGATGCAATGGCTCTGGATGTTATAGCAGCTGGATTTATGGGTCTGAGTCCCGAAACATTTCCCCTGCTCAAACTGGAAGGCATTCCTTCCATACAGGATATTGAAGTTGCAGGTGATGTCGGTGCAGACTACAGGATAGAGGATTTCAGGCTGCCTAAAAACATTGGCCGGCAACAGCTGGTAGACAGCAGTTTTGCCAACCGGCATCTTATGCCATTGGCCAGAAACCTGTTTAATCCCTTCCCGGTGACCAACCGGGAGAAATGCACCCTCTGCGAGGTCTGCCAGGATGTCTGTCCCAACAGTGCCATCACCATAGCCAAAGGCAGGGTAAACTATGATTACAGTAAATGCATAAGGTGTTTCTGCTGCAGCGAGCTATGTCCAGAAGGAGCCATCGATATAAAATATAAATGGCTGGCTGATATCTTAATAAATAAAATAGGCTGGTCAGGAAAATCTGAAAAATAA
- a CDS encoding cation transporter, producing the protein MTVKKDSYPLLGVECASCVKKIETVLKKQDGIIEAVVNLATENLTIEYDEDKIGLEEISEVIKKIGYEMIT; encoded by the coding sequence ATGACAGTAAAAAAAGACAGTTATCCTTTATTGGGTGTGGAATGTGCATCTTGCGTAAAAAAAATTGAGACAGTATTAAAGAAGCAGGATGGAATCATAGAAGCGGTGGTTAATCTGGCTACCGAGAATTTAACTATAGAATATGATGAAGACAAGATAGGCCTTGAAGAGATATCTGAAGTTATAAAAAAAATTGGCTATGAAATGATAACCTGA
- a CDS encoding YtxH domain-containing protein, with protein MNNSHNDNGALTTFLGFMLGFAAGAVTAMLLTTKTGEELRSDIRKIATDIRDQVEDKTGKAKNLTKKKYEEIQNNVIANYKKIKQLTEKEVQFIKKLIAEQKEATK; from the coding sequence ATGAACAATAGCCATAATGATAATGGTGCTTTGACCACATTTTTAGGTTTTATGTTAGGCTTTGCCGCCGGGGCGGTAACTGCCATGCTGCTAACCACCAAAACCGGAGAAGAGCTGCGGTCAGATATAAGGAAGATTGCTACAGATATCCGAGATCAGGTAGAAGATAAGACAGGAAAGGCAAAAAACCTTACCAAGAAAAAGTATGAAGAGATACAGAATAACGTTATTGCCAATTATAAGAAGATAAAACAATTAACTGAAAAAGAAGTACAGTTTATTAAGAAACTGATTGCCGAACAGAAGGAAGCTACAAAATAA
- a CDS encoding DUF362 domain-containing protein: MVEVIDLKNYQESVTRLLGRLDFSRTLEQVDKILIKPNLLEDVPPPCTTHKDCVAAIIEYIRNCRPGAEIAVIEGSGGCDTQKAFKALGYELLAEKYGIRLIDVDRCQLVKKFNDNALAYRQIYLPRILFENYYFISVPVLKAHTITRVTLSYKNLVGLLAQKHYGGYWHYRRSDVHRVGVEKAIYDLSNYVPIDLAIIDAATGQADSHLRGGKACSPPHRKIVGGHSILEVDQAGCRLLGVDPETVKHLSLIEKTLI; encoded by the coding sequence ATGGTAGAAGTAATTGATTTGAAAAATTACCAGGAGTCAGTAACCCGGTTGCTGGGCCGGCTGGATTTTAGCCGGACCCTGGAACAGGTAGATAAAATCCTTATAAAACCCAATCTCCTGGAGGATGTCCCGCCTCCCTGTACCACCCACAAAGATTGCGTGGCCGCGATTATCGAGTACATAAGAAACTGCAGGCCGGGCGCAGAGATAGCGGTAATTGAGGGCTCAGGAGGGTGCGATACGCAAAAAGCATTCAAGGCCCTGGGATATGAGCTGCTTGCAGAAAAGTACGGAATCAGGCTGATAGATGTGGACCGTTGCCAGCTGGTTAAAAAATTTAATGATAATGCCCTGGCTTACCGGCAGATATACCTTCCCCGGATACTTTTTGAAAATTATTATTTTATATCAGTTCCGGTGCTGAAAGCCCATACCATTACCCGGGTAACCTTAAGCTACAAGAATCTGGTAGGCCTGCTTGCCCAAAAACACTATGGGGGCTACTGGCATTACCGCCGAAGTGATGTTCACCGGGTAGGGGTAGAAAAAGCCATATATGATCTCAGCAATTATGTGCCTATAGACCTGGCAATAATTGATGCGGCTACAGGACAGGCAGACAGCCATCTGCGGGGAGGCAAAGCCTGCAGCCCGCCCCACCGGAAGATTGTGGGCGGGCACAGCATTCTGGAAGTGGACCAAGCCGGCTGCCGGCTTTTGGGGGTAGACCCGGAAACAGTAAAGCACCTGTCCCTTATTGAAAAAACTTTAATATAA